In one window of Azotobacter salinestris DNA:
- the coxB gene encoding cytochrome c oxidase subunit II: MMRHPRLWMGLLSCSALSQAQAAWDVNMRPGVTEVSRSVFDLHMTIFWICVAIGVLVFGVMFWSMFAHRRSRHPQPAHFHENTKVEVLWTVIPLLILIAMAVPATRTLLHIYDPSEPDLDIQVTGYQWKWHYKYLGEDVEFFSNMSTAREAIGDQAPKNDHYLLEVDEPLVIPAGAKVRFLVTAADVIHSWWVPELAVKKDAIPGFINETWTRVGEPGLYRGQCTELCGKDHGFMPVVVEVKAPADYSAWLAGRKAAAAERAAQAAREWTREELIAQGEQVYRTACAACHQLGGQGVPPAFPALTGSAIATGPKEGHIDIVVNGKPGTAMAAFGKQFSDVDLAAVITYERNALGNAVGDSVTPQDIHTFRQAQEAGQGMQPGQSQPQSQPQ, from the coding sequence ATGATGCGACATCCACGACTCTGGATGGGTCTTCTGTCGTGCTCGGCCCTGTCCCAGGCGCAGGCCGCCTGGGATGTGAACATGCGGCCGGGAGTCACGGAAGTCAGCCGTTCCGTCTTCGACCTGCACATGACCATCTTCTGGATCTGCGTGGCCATCGGCGTGCTGGTGTTCGGCGTGATGTTCTGGTCGATGTTCGCCCACCGCCGCTCACGGCACCCACAGCCCGCGCACTTCCACGAGAACACCAAGGTCGAGGTGCTGTGGACGGTGATCCCGCTCCTGATCCTGATCGCCATGGCGGTGCCGGCGACCCGCACCCTGCTGCACATCTACGACCCGTCCGAGCCCGACCTGGACATCCAGGTCACCGGCTACCAGTGGAAGTGGCACTACAAGTACCTGGGCGAGGACGTCGAGTTCTTCAGCAACATGTCCACCGCGCGCGAGGCCATCGGCGATCAGGCGCCGAAGAACGACCACTACCTGCTGGAAGTGGACGAGCCGCTGGTGATCCCGGCCGGCGCCAAGGTGCGCTTTCTGGTCACCGCGGCGGACGTCATCCATTCCTGGTGGGTGCCGGAGCTGGCGGTGAAGAAGGACGCCATTCCCGGCTTCATCAACGAGACCTGGACCCGCGTCGGCGAGCCGGGCCTCTACCGCGGCCAGTGCACCGAGCTGTGCGGCAAGGATCATGGCTTCATGCCGGTGGTGGTGGAGGTCAAGGCGCCCGCCGACTACAGCGCCTGGCTGGCCGGCCGCAAGGCCGCCGCCGCCGAGCGCGCGGCGCAGGCCGCCCGGGAGTGGACCCGCGAGGAGCTGATCGCCCAGGGCGAGCAGGTCTACCGGACCGCCTGCGCCGCCTGCCACCAGCTCGGCGGCCAGGGCGTGCCGCCGGCGTTCCCGGCCCTCACCGGCTCGGCGATCGCCACCGGGCCGAAGGAAGGCCACATCGACATCGTCGTCAACGGCAAGCCGGGCACCGCCATGGCCGCCTTCGGCAAGCAGTTCTCCGACGTCGATCTGGCCGCGGTGATCACCTACGAGCGCAACGCCCTGGGCAACGCAGTCGGCGACAGCGTCACCCCGCAGGACATTCACACCTTCCGGCAAGCCCAGGAGGCCGGCCAGGGTATGCAGCCCGGCCAATCCCAACCCCAGTCCCAGCCCCAATAG
- the ctaD gene encoding cytochrome c oxidase subunit I has product MSAVIEPGHAGHDEHPHGPARGLMRWVLTTNHKDIGTLYLWFSFTAFLLGGSMAMIIRAELFQPGLQIVQPEFFNQMTTMHGLIMVFGAVMPAFVGLANWMIPLMIGAPDMALPRMNNFSFWLLPAAFSLLVSTLFMEGGGPNFGWTFYAPLSTTFAPESVTFFIFAIHLMGISSIMGAINVIATVLNLRAPGMTLMKMPLFCWTWLITAFLLIAVMPVLAGVVTMMLMDIHFGTSFFNAAGGGDPVLFQHVFWFFGHPEVYIMILPAFGAVSSIIPTFSRKPLFGYTSMVYATGAIAFLSFIVWAHHMFTVGMPVAGELFFMYATMLIAVPTGVKVFNWVSTMWRGSLTFEAPMLFAVAFVILFTIGGFSGLMLSIAPADFQYHDTYFVVAHFHYVLVPGAIFGIFASAYYWLPKWTGHMYDETLARWHFWLSFVGMNLAFFPMHFVGLAGMPRRIPDYNLQFADFNMLSSIGAFLFGATQLLFLYLVIKCIRGGEPASAKPWDGAHGLEWSVPSPAPYHTFSIPPEVK; this is encoded by the coding sequence ATGAGCGCAGTGATCGAGCCGGGCCACGCCGGCCATGACGAACACCCTCACGGTCCGGCCAGGGGCCTGATGCGCTGGGTGCTGACCACCAACCACAAGGACATCGGCACCCTGTACCTGTGGTTCAGCTTCACCGCCTTCCTGCTCGGCGGCAGCATGGCCATGATCATCCGCGCCGAGCTGTTCCAGCCGGGACTGCAGATCGTCCAGCCGGAATTCTTCAACCAGATGACCACCATGCACGGCCTGATCATGGTCTTCGGCGCGGTGATGCCGGCCTTCGTCGGCCTGGCCAACTGGATGATCCCGCTGATGATCGGCGCGCCGGACATGGCCTTGCCGAGGATGAACAACTTCAGCTTCTGGCTGCTGCCGGCGGCCTTCAGCCTGCTGGTCAGCACCCTGTTCATGGAGGGCGGCGGGCCGAACTTCGGCTGGACCTTCTACGCGCCGCTGTCCACCACCTTCGCGCCGGAGAGCGTGACCTTCTTCATCTTCGCCATCCACCTGATGGGCATCAGCTCGATCATGGGCGCGATCAACGTGATCGCCACGGTGCTCAACCTGCGCGCCCCCGGCATGACCCTGATGAAGATGCCGCTGTTCTGCTGGACCTGGCTGATCACCGCCTTCCTCCTCATCGCGGTGATGCCGGTGCTGGCCGGGGTGGTGACCATGATGCTGATGGACATCCACTTCGGCACCAGCTTCTTCAATGCCGCCGGCGGCGGCGACCCGGTGCTGTTCCAGCACGTGTTCTGGTTCTTCGGCCACCCCGAGGTATACATCATGATCCTGCCGGCCTTCGGCGCGGTCAGCTCGATCATTCCGACCTTCAGCCGCAAGCCGCTGTTCGGCTACACCTCGATGGTCTACGCCACCGGCGCCATCGCCTTCCTGTCCTTCATCGTCTGGGCCCACCACATGTTCACCGTGGGCATGCCGGTGGCCGGCGAGCTGTTCTTCATGTACGCCACCATGCTGATCGCCGTGCCCACCGGGGTGAAGGTGTTCAACTGGGTGAGCACCATGTGGCGCGGCTCGCTGACCTTCGAGGCGCCGATGCTGTTCGCCGTGGCCTTCGTCATCCTCTTCACCATCGGCGGCTTCTCCGGGCTGATGCTGTCCATCGCCCCGGCCGACTTCCAGTACCACGACACCTACTTCGTGGTGGCGCACTTCCACTACGTGCTGGTGCCCGGGGCGATCTTCGGCATCTTCGCCTCGGCCTACTACTGGCTGCCCAAGTGGACCGGGCACATGTACGACGAAACCCTGGCCAGGTGGCATTTCTGGCTGTCCTTCGTCGGCATGAACCTGGCCTTCTTCCCCATGCACTTCGTCGGCCTGGCCGGCATGCCGCGGCGCATCCCCGACTACAACCTGCAGTTCGCCGACTTCAACATGCTCTCCAGCATCGGCGCCTTCCTGTTCGGCGCCACCCAGCTGCTGTTCCTGTACCTGGTCATCAAGTGCATCCGCGGCGGCGAGCCGGCCTCGGCCAAGCCCTGGGACGGCGCCCACGGCCTCGAGTGGTCGGTGCCCTCCCCGGCGCCCTACCACACCTTCAGCATCCCGCCGGAGGTGAAGTGA
- a CDS encoding cytochrome c oxidase assembly protein, with product MNDGLPTARLVRRLLLVVAAMFAFGFALVPLYDVMCQAFGINGKTAGAWQGTQAVDESRTVRVQFLASNAAGMTWEFQPLQDELVVHPGASNQMLFVAHNPSDRPMTAQAIPSVAPARAAAWFHKTECFCFTQQVLMPGERIEMPVRFVVDRDLPDDVRHLTLGYTLFDITERQGPPAQAAR from the coding sequence ATGAACGACGGCCTGCCGACTGCCCGCCTGGTCCGCCGCCTGCTGCTGGTGGTGGCGGCCATGTTCGCCTTCGGCTTCGCCCTGGTGCCCCTGTACGACGTGATGTGCCAGGCCTTCGGCATCAACGGCAAGACCGCCGGCGCCTGGCAGGGCACGCAGGCGGTGGACGAATCGCGCACCGTGCGCGTGCAGTTCCTCGCCAGCAACGCCGCCGGCATGACCTGGGAATTCCAGCCGCTGCAGGACGAGCTGGTGGTGCATCCCGGCGCCAGCAACCAGATGCTGTTCGTCGCCCATAACCCCAGCGACCGGCCGATGACCGCCCAGGCCATCCCCAGCGTCGCCCCGGCGCGGGCGGCGGCCTGGTTCCACAAGACCGAGTGCTTCTGCTTCACCCAGCAGGTCCTCATGCCGGGCGAGCGCATCGAGATGCCGGTGCGCTTCGTCGTCGACCGCGACCTGCCGGACGACGTGCGGCACCTGACCCTCGGCTACACGCTGTTCGACATCACCGAGCGCCAGGGGCCGCCGGCCCAGGCCGCCCGTTAA
- a CDS encoding cytochrome c oxidase subunit 3, which yields MSTPHEHYYVPAQSKWPIIATLGLLITVFGLGSWFNDLKAGRDEISGPVIFFVGALLIAWMLFGWFGNVIREGRAGLYSAQMDRSFRWGMSWFIFSEVMFFLAFFGTLFYIRYWTGPWLAGEGDKGISHMLWPDFQYTWPLLENPDPKQYPAPSGTISPWSLPLVNTILLVSSSFTVTFAHHALKNGNRQKLKLWLALTVGLGVTFLILQAEEYVHAYQELGLTLGSGIYGATFFMLTGFHGAHVTIGAIILTVMLFRVLRGHFTPQEHFGFEAASWYWHFVDVVWIGLFIFVYVL from the coding sequence ATGTCGACGCCCCACGAGCACTATTACGTTCCCGCCCAGAGCAAGTGGCCGATCATCGCCACCCTCGGCCTGCTGATCACCGTCTTCGGGCTCGGCAGCTGGTTCAACGACCTCAAGGCCGGACGCGACGAGATCTCCGGGCCGGTGATCTTCTTCGTCGGCGCCCTGCTGATCGCCTGGATGCTGTTCGGCTGGTTCGGCAACGTGATCCGCGAAGGCCGCGCCGGGCTCTACAGCGCGCAGATGGACCGCTCGTTCCGCTGGGGCATGAGTTGGTTCATCTTCTCCGAGGTGATGTTCTTCCTGGCCTTCTTCGGCACCCTCTTCTACATCCGCTACTGGACCGGCCCCTGGCTCGCCGGCGAGGGCGACAAGGGCATCAGCCACATGCTCTGGCCGGACTTCCAGTACACCTGGCCGCTGCTGGAGAACCCCGATCCGAAGCAGTACCCGGCACCGAGCGGGACCATCAGCCCCTGGTCGCTGCCGCTGGTCAACACCATCCTGCTGGTGTCCTCCAGCTTCACCGTGACCTTCGCCCACCACGCGCTGAAGAACGGCAATCGCCAGAAGCTGAAGCTCTGGCTGGCGCTGACCGTCGGGCTCGGGGTGACCTTCCTGATCCTGCAGGCCGAGGAATACGTGCACGCCTACCAGGAGCTGGGGCTGACCCTGGGCTCGGGCATTTACGGCGCCACCTTCTTCATGCTCACCGGCTTCCACGGCGCCCACGTGACCATCGGCGCGATCATCCTCACGGTGATGCTGTTCCGCGTGCTGCGCGGCCACTTCACCCCCCAGGAGCACTTCGGCTTCGAGGCGGCGAGCTGGTACTGGCACTTCGTCGACGTGGTGTGGATCGGCCTGTTCATCTTCGTCTACGTGCTGTGA
- a CDS encoding twin transmembrane helix small protein: MLKVAIVLSLLAMLASLFSGLFFLVHDAGRTRRVLQALYVRVCLAALTLALVAWGFYSGQLVSHVTW, from the coding sequence CTGCTCAAGGTGGCGATTGTCCTGTCGCTGCTGGCGATGCTGGCCAGCCTGTTCAGCGGCCTGTTCTTCCTGGTCCACGACGCCGGCCGTACCCGCCGGGTGCTGCAGGCGCTGTACGTTCGGGTCTGTCTGGCCGCGCTGACCCTGGCGCTGGTCGCCTGGGGCTTCTACAGCGGCCAGCTCGTTTCCCATGTGACCTGGTAG
- a CDS encoding SURF1 family protein, whose product MQYSPPSRTPGRLPWRRFRPGWAPSLLVALLLPVLIGLGFWQLSRAEDKRALLDQFEARRQAEPLAPPALNAAGAPAWQRVRLHGRFDPQHSLLLDSRTRAGRPGVELLQPFRDDSGQWLLVNRGWLPWPDRRVMPAFATPDEALSLTAWVYRSPGNPFLLEHTSGDAWPRLVNRVDAAALWRELGRDGLPVELRLEPGPAAYAVDWPLLAMAPEKHLGYAVQWFALAAALLVLFIYLGIHRARETSHALTHRPD is encoded by the coding sequence GTGCAGTATAGTCCGCCGTCGAGAACGCCCGGCCGCCTGCCGTGGCGCCGCTTCCGCCCCGGCTGGGCGCCGAGCTTGCTGGTCGCGCTGCTGCTGCCGGTGCTGATCGGCCTGGGCTTCTGGCAGCTGTCGCGGGCCGAGGACAAGCGCGCCCTGCTCGACCAGTTCGAGGCCCGCCGCCAGGCCGAACCGCTCGCCCCGCCGGCGCTGAACGCCGCCGGTGCGCCGGCCTGGCAGCGGGTACGCCTGCACGGCCGCTTCGACCCGCAGCACAGCCTGCTGCTGGACAGCCGCACCCGCGCCGGCCGGCCCGGCGTCGAGCTGCTGCAACCCTTCCGGGACGACAGCGGCCAGTGGCTGCTGGTCAACCGCGGCTGGCTGCCCTGGCCCGACCGCCGCGTGATGCCGGCCTTCGCAACGCCGGACGAAGCTTTGTCACTGACCGCCTGGGTCTACCGCTCGCCCGGCAATCCCTTCCTGCTCGAGCACACCAGCGGCGACGCCTGGCCGCGGCTGGTCAACCGGGTCGACGCCGCCGCCCTCTGGCGCGAGCTGGGCCGCGACGGCCTGCCCGTCGAGCTGCGCCTGGAACCCGGTCCGGCCGCCTACGCGGTGGACTGGCCGCTGCTCGCCATGGCCCCGGAGAAGCACCTGGGCTACGCCGTGCAATGGTTCGCCCTGGCCGCCGCCCTGCTCGTCCTGTTCATCTACCTCGGCATCCACCGCGCACGGGAGACCTCGCATGCCCTCACTCACCGCCCGGACTGA
- a CDS encoding COX15/CtaA family protein, which yields MPTPRKPGFRLALFATLLAFAVVLLGAYTRLTHAGLGCPDWPGCYGFLAVPTSEAQLAHAERHFPDAPVEAQKGWNEMIHRYFAGTLGLVILALALQALRRRTDAGQPRALPLALLGVVVAQALFGMWTVTLKLWPQVVVAHLLGGMTTLALLFLLGLRLSGAVPALPSPVPGLRALAGGALALSVGQIALGGWVSSNYAAVACLDLPTCHGQWWPEGMDFANAFHLTQEIGPNYLGGMLDGPARTAIHLSHRLGALAVALTLMALAWRLWRHGLGRFAALLLAALLLQAGLGIGNVLWQLPLPLAVAHNGGAALLLLSLVLVNYRLRVQPVRDFDGARAPAWEPRTGRSASADLG from the coding sequence ATGCCGACACCTCGCAAGCCGGGCTTCCGCCTGGCCCTGTTCGCCACCCTGCTGGCCTTCGCGGTGGTGCTGCTGGGAGCCTACACCCGCCTGACCCACGCCGGGCTCGGCTGCCCGGACTGGCCGGGCTGCTACGGCTTCCTCGCGGTGCCGACCAGCGAGGCGCAGCTGGCCCATGCCGAACGGCACTTCCCCGATGCGCCGGTGGAGGCACAGAAGGGCTGGAACGAGATGATCCACCGCTACTTCGCCGGCACCCTGGGGCTGGTCATCCTCGCCCTGGCGCTGCAGGCGCTGCGCCGCCGGACCGACGCCGGGCAGCCGCGCGCCCTGCCGCTGGCGCTGCTCGGGGTGGTCGTCGCCCAGGCGCTGTTCGGCATGTGGACCGTGACCCTCAAGCTCTGGCCGCAGGTGGTGGTCGCCCACCTGCTCGGCGGCATGACCACCCTCGCCCTGCTGTTTCTGCTCGGCCTGCGCCTGTCCGGCGCCGTCCCTGCCCTGCCCTCCCCGGTGCCGGGGCTGCGCGCCCTGGCCGGCGGCGCCCTGGCGCTGAGCGTCGGGCAGATCGCCCTGGGCGGCTGGGTCAGCAGCAACTACGCGGCGGTGGCCTGCCTCGACCTGCCGACCTGCCACGGCCAGTGGTGGCCGGAAGGCATGGATTTCGCCAACGCCTTCCACCTGACCCAGGAAATCGGCCCCAACTACCTGGGCGGCATGCTCGACGGCCCGGCGCGCACCGCCATCCACCTGAGCCACCGCCTCGGCGCCCTGGCCGTCGCCCTGACGCTCATGGCGCTGGCCTGGCGGCTGTGGCGCCACGGCCTCGGCCGGTTCGCCGCCCTGCTGCTCGCCGCACTTCTGCTTCAGGCCGGGCTGGGCATCGGCAACGTGCTCTGGCAGCTGCCGCTGCCGCTGGCGGTCGCCCACAACGGCGGCGCCGCCCTGCTGCTGCTGAGCCTGGTGCTGGTCAACTACCGGCTGCGCGTGCAGCCGGTGCGTGATTTCGATGGCGCCCGCGCTCCTGCGTGGGAGCCCCGGACAGGACGCTCCGCGTCTGCAGACCTGGGGTGA
- the cyoE gene encoding heme o synthase, with protein sequence MATLLATRSQRATWRDYLELTKPKVVVLMLITSLVGMFLASRAGVPWTVLVFGNLGIGLCAGAAAAVNHVVDRRIDALMARTRRRPLAEGRVAPRAALGFALLLALTGMALLLTFTNPLAAWLTLASLLGYAVIYTGFLKRATPQNIVIGGLAGAAPPLLGWVAVSGQLSAEPLLLVLIVFTWTPPHFWALAIHRKAEYAKAEIPMLPVTHGEAYTKLHILLYTLALLAVTLLPYAIHMSGPLYLAGALLLGGRFLHWAWALYRDSKPHAAIGTFKFSIKYLFLLFIALLVDHYLPLPL encoded by the coding sequence ATGGCCACCCTACTCGCCACCCGCAGCCAGCGGGCCACCTGGCGCGACTATCTGGAGCTGACCAAGCCCAAGGTGGTGGTGCTGATGCTGATCACCTCGCTGGTCGGCATGTTCCTCGCCTCCCGCGCCGGCGTGCCCTGGACGGTGCTGGTCTTCGGCAACCTCGGCATCGGCCTCTGCGCCGGGGCGGCGGCGGCGGTCAACCACGTGGTGGACCGGCGCATCGACGCGCTCATGGCGCGCACCCGCCGCCGGCCGCTGGCCGAGGGCCGCGTCGCGCCGCGCGCCGCGCTGGGCTTCGCGCTGCTGCTGGCGCTGACCGGCATGGCCCTGCTGCTGACCTTCACCAATCCGCTGGCGGCCTGGCTGACCCTGGCCTCGCTGCTCGGCTACGCGGTGATCTACACCGGCTTTCTCAAGCGCGCCACGCCGCAGAACATCGTCATCGGCGGCCTGGCCGGCGCCGCCCCGCCGCTGCTCGGCTGGGTCGCGGTGAGCGGCCAGCTGTCCGCCGAGCCGCTGCTGCTGGTGCTGATCGTCTTCACCTGGACCCCGCCGCACTTCTGGGCGCTGGCCATCCACCGCAAGGCCGAATACGCCAAGGCCGAGATCCCCATGCTGCCGGTGACCCACGGCGAGGCCTACACCAAGCTGCACATCCTGCTCTACACCCTGGCGCTGCTGGCAGTGACCCTGCTGCCCTACGCCATCCACATGAGCGGCCCGCTCTATCTGGCCGGCGCCCTGCTCCTCGGCGGACGCTTCCTGCACTGGGCCTGGGCGCTGTATCGCGACAGCAAGCCCCATGCGGCGATCGGCACCTTCAAGTTCAGCATCAAGTACCTGTTCCTGCTGTTCATCGCCCTGCTGGTGGATCACTATCTGCCGCTGCCACTCTGA
- a CDS encoding SCO family protein encodes MTRIQKTVLILVALIAVVLGLTFSKVLNGSRQTDPAQLLEAGIVLLPQARGLPPVTLTDQDGQAVALQSLTGKWSLVFFGYTFCPDICPTTLAQLRQLEGRLPPAIRERLQVVMVSVDPGRDTPAQLKQYLAFFDPDYRGLTGELDSIQQLANTLGIPFIPGDPSRENYTVDHSGNLALLGPDGTQRGFIRAPLDVARLAERLPQLVEQP; translated from the coding sequence ATGACCCGCATCCAGAAGACCGTTCTCATCCTCGTCGCCCTGATCGCCGTCGTGCTCGGCCTGACCTTTTCCAAGGTCCTGAACGGCTCGCGCCAGACCGACCCGGCACAGCTTCTGGAAGCGGGCATCGTCCTGCTGCCGCAGGCCCGCGGCCTGCCGCCCGTCACCCTGACCGACCAGGACGGCCAGGCGGTCGCGCTGCAATCGCTCACCGGCAAGTGGAGCCTGGTGTTCTTCGGCTACACCTTCTGTCCGGACATCTGTCCGACCACCCTCGCCCAGCTGCGCCAGCTCGAAGGCCGGCTGCCGCCGGCGATCCGCGAGCGCCTGCAGGTGGTGATGGTCAGCGTCGATCCGGGGCGCGACACCCCGGCGCAGCTCAAGCAGTACCTGGCCTTCTTCGATCCGGACTACCGCGGCCTGACCGGCGAGCTGGACAGCATCCAGCAGTTGGCCAATACCCTCGGCATCCCCTTCATCCCCGGCGACCCCAGCCGGGAAAACTACACCGTGGACCACAGCGGCAACCTCGCCCTGCTCGGCCCGGACGGCACCCAGCGCGGTTTCATCCGCGCTCCGCTGGACGTCGCCAGGCTGGCCGAGCGCCTGCCGCAGCTGGTCGAGCAGCCCTGA
- a CDS encoding zinc-dependent alcohol dehydrogenase family protein, which translates to MRAMVLEALGHPLVLRELPDPQPGPGELRVRVSACGVCRTDLHVVDGELPAVAPPVIPGHEIVGRVDAIGPGVEGFVPGQRVGIPWLGHTCGQCWYCRHAAENLCDAPQFTGYTRPGGYAECVVADARFVFALGEDGDDVALAPLLCAGLIGWRSLVKAGPARRLGLYGFGAAAHIVMQVARWQGRDVYAFSRPGDVAAQDFARSLGAVWAGPSDQLPPEPLDAAILYAPAGELVPAALRALRKGGRVVCAGIHMSDIPSFPYDILWEEREVVSVANLTRQDGLDFFAVAAQAGIRTETHRYALEDANRALDDLRHGRFQGAAVLVP; encoded by the coding sequence ATGCGCGCCATGGTGCTCGAAGCGCTCGGCCACCCCCTGGTGCTGCGCGAGCTGCCCGACCCGCAGCCGGGACCGGGCGAGCTGCGGGTGCGGGTCAGCGCCTGCGGGGTATGCCGCACCGACCTGCACGTGGTCGACGGCGAGCTGCCGGCGGTGGCCCCGCCGGTCATCCCCGGCCACGAGATCGTCGGCCGGGTGGACGCCATTGGTCCGGGCGTCGAGGGCTTCGTGCCCGGCCAGCGGGTCGGCATTCCCTGGCTGGGGCACACCTGCGGGCAGTGCTGGTACTGCCGGCACGCGGCGGAGAACCTCTGCGACGCGCCGCAGTTCACCGGCTACACCCGCCCCGGCGGCTACGCCGAGTGCGTGGTGGCCGACGCCCGTTTCGTCTTCGCCCTGGGCGAGGACGGCGACGACGTGGCCCTGGCGCCGCTGCTCTGCGCCGGGCTGATCGGCTGGCGTTCGCTGGTCAAGGCAGGCCCGGCCCGGCGCCTCGGTCTCTACGGCTTCGGCGCCGCGGCGCACATCGTCATGCAGGTGGCGCGCTGGCAGGGCCGCGACGTGTACGCCTTCAGCCGACCCGGCGATGTCGCCGCCCAGGACTTCGCCCGCTCGCTCGGCGCGGTCTGGGCCGGTCCCTCCGACCAACTGCCGCCGGAGCCGCTGGATGCGGCGATCCTCTACGCGCCGGCCGGCGAGCTGGTGCCGGCGGCCCTGCGCGCGCTGCGCAAGGGTGGCCGGGTGGTCTGCGCCGGCATCCACATGAGCGACATCCCGAGCTTTCCCTACGACATCCTCTGGGAGGAACGCGAGGTGGTGTCGGTGGCCAATCTGACCCGCCAGGACGGCCTCGACTTCTTCGCCGTCGCCGCGCAGGCCGGCATCCGCACGGAAACCCACCGCTATGCCCTGGAGGATGCCAACCGGGCGCTGGACGACCTGCGCCACGGGCGCTTCCAGGGAGCGGCGGTGCTGGTGCCCTGA